From the Lolium rigidum isolate FL_2022 chromosome 2, APGP_CSIRO_Lrig_0.1, whole genome shotgun sequence genome, one window contains:
- the LOC124686520 gene encoding uncharacterized protein LOC124686520: MGSAISYAAVAASSVIAAAAVLKGQGYSHETPLDEYERTHPHCVVHRDRMPTKEDHDALMARPHAHNALHHYNSINPGAEYAVVKSLKSSIVGFRDKIWVHVNFLARRKGAPPETPEQRFFAEIQYDCLNTPSVETCLILENPLKRFKKECSICDGSYGIYHPSDGEFTCGKKHQKKEFFRSRNIVEWRFVNLQLVDS; encoded by the exons ATGGGATCTGCCATCTCCTACGCTGCTGTTGCCGCCTCTTCGGTCATCGCCGCCGCAGCTGTCCTGAAGGGGCAGGGCTACTCTCATGAAACGCCGTTGGATGAGTACGAGCGCACGCATCCGCATTGTGTTGTGCACCGCGACCGCATGCCAACCAAaga AGACCACGACGCCTTAATGGCTCGGCCCCATGCCCACAACGCCCTCCACCACTACAATTCCATCAATCCG GGTGCAGAGTATGCTGTTGTCAAGTCTCTGAAATCTTCAATCGTTGGTTTCAGAGATAAGATCTGGGTCCATGTCAACTTTCTCGCGCGCAGGAAGGGTGCTCCACCCGAAACCCCCGAACAGCGTTTCTTCGCTGAGATACAGTACGACTGCCTTAATACACCTTCTGTCGAAACGTGCCTCATACTAG AAAACCCGCTGAAGCGCTTCAAAAAGGAGTGTTCCATTTGCGACGGCAGCTATGGGATTTATCACCCTAGTGATGGTGAATTCACATGTGGAAAGAAGCATCAGAAAAAGGAGTTTTTCAGGTCGAGGAACATAGTTGAGTGGCGATTTGTTAACTTGCAGCTAGTAGATAGCTAG